DNA from Eulemur rufifrons isolate Redbay chromosome 4, OSU_ERuf_1, whole genome shotgun sequence:
CAGCTAAAGCACCCAGCGTGGGGCCTGGCACACAACGTGGTCAATGATAGCACATATTTTGTCATTGTAATCCTTACTAGTAGACATATGCAAATGGAACCACCATTTCACAAAACATCATTTATTGCTTTACAACCTCATTCTGGACATTTCCCAGCCCGTGTCAAAACCAACTTACCTTTGTCAATTCTCCCATAGAGATGCCATTAAATTTTAAGTGATTTAGAACAGACTCTATTCAATCTACCAACTCCATGAAATGTTcaacagaaatgttttaaaggCATCAACTGGATTTGATTGCTCATACAGTGAAATgtattgaaaattttttcccacgTCTTAAATATTTCAATCCCTCTCCTGCTTCCATAAGTAACCTCAGGGAGGAGACACGGATTCAAGTAGAGGATTTATTCACACTTGTGCTACATTAGAAGAGGCTTTGGAGAGACAGCATCAGTGTGCAGGCTACCAGAATGGTCTGAGACCACTGTGGGCATAACATTGGAGACAAGCCGGTGAGGTTAATTTATTACAAATGATTCCCGAAGGACCCAGAAATACTGATCTTGCTGCATGCAGTCTGAATGGGCTAAGTTGATGTGCTGCCAAGAAATTCTTCTCCTGGTTGGTTGTATACATACAACTATAAATCCACTGCAAACAGAGGGAAGGTGTCTGTGTTTACATCTGTCTACACTAACAGAAATAACACTCAGACACACTGATGTTACAGTAAGTTTAAAATGAATTCTTTGTTATGTCCTGACAAAATTCTTGCTCTCTGAAAACAGGCAATAcagtttttattgcatttaaatttttttttttttttttttttttttttttttttggtgaaaagaaggaaaaggatttCAAACTTAACTTTTCACGAACAGCCACATGGTCATTCTGCTTGTAACATATATCACTGTCATGTAGGCACGTTATGCACTCacaaattttatcattaaaataggGGACCACCTGTTTCAAATGCATTTTGCACCACAGATGATATGAAAAAACTTGGTCTGTAACATTTAATTCTAATTGTCTCAATCAAGAATACCTATTAATACATTCTTAGATAGAAATAGTAAAGGTAATGCTTTTATATTTCATGATagcttcacatttatttatttctcagaatatactaaaataaatttaatctacTTTTACtagctgttattaatatttttttccttttgtttcctgaAAACAAACTGTAGCTTAAGAAACTGTAATGGTGGATCTAATCAGTCCTATGTCATATgaaattcaaaacatattttatgatttgttttAGAAAGGAATATTGCAAAACTGTATTGAAAAATGACTCCTTTGATTCTGGATTTACATGGCAACATTTGAAACTAGTGGTCTAGCTAACACAGGCAACCATGCAGAGTTGCAGCATTTAAAGAAGTACCAAAGTAATTCTCACGAACAGTAATTGCTGAACgaagagaaagaatgaataagaaCGGGTTCGTGGTTTCAGTGTTGGTGACTTATTACTGAGTTCAAGTTAACAAAATCAGGTCCCTTCCAAACATAATTATGTAAACTATTTTTGTCTGCTTGAAAGGGATCATATTCTGTTAGATACATGCAGCATTGAAACTCTatcttcatgtttaaaaaaatctggaaaaagtaattttctcaattttcctcAATAactcagatttattttaaagtccaGGTAAAAACTCTGGGACTCACTTTTTATAAAATCCTGGTCATATCATACCCCTTCCTTTCCCACCCACCAGCAACCCttcaaacaaaatacaaagcaaaaaccCCTGCCCCCaaacacaacaaaataataattgagTGAAgaactcaacatttttttttaaatggtgaaaaCACTGGTAACATTATTTTCACTTCAATCACTTAACTCATCTAAATGCTGTCCTTGTTTCAGGAGTGCTAAGTGCTCCTTGTCTTGACAGAGAATCCAATGCAAAGAATTCAAGGGAAGCATCTGACCCCTGGCCGGGCAGTGGAAGTGCTTGGTAAGTGCAGGACCTCCTAGGTGGACCCTCCTGGGCGGACCCTCCTGGGCGGACCCTCCTGGGCAGACCCTCCTAGGTGGACCCTCCTGGGCGGACCCTCCTAGGCCGACTGCCACTACACGTCGCTGGGCGACCGCGCTCTTTGGGCGATGCCGGACGGGATGCAGCCGCAGCAAATGAGGCAGAGGGCTTTCTGGATCTCCTGGTTTCTGAAAGCGTATATGACAGGGTTGATGATGGAATTGTAGGTGGCAGGCAGGAGGGTGGCGTAGGTGTAGATGGAGGGGTAGGTGTAATCCGCTATCAAGGAATAGAGGGTGAAAGGCATCCAGCAGGCAGCGAAGGTCCCCAAGATGATGGCCAGGGTGGAGACCCCTTTGCGCGTGGTCACGTAGTGCGACGTGGCCAGGAAGTGGTGCTGCAGGGCTATCTGGTGGGCGTGGCGCATCACGATCTTGCAGATCTGGACGTAGAGCTGCAGCATGAGCGCGAACATGAAGAGGAAGGAGACCGAGAGCACCGCCGCGTTGTTCTTGGTGAGCGGTCTGACCACGCTGCAGGTGGACTCGTCCCGCAGGCAGTTCCAGCCCAGCACGGGCAGCAGCCCCAGGCAGATGGAGGTCCCCCAGAGCATGACGAGCATGACATAGGTAAAGGTGACCGTCCGCTCCGAGTGGTACGTCAGCGCGTAGTATAGTGAGAGGTAGCGGTCCACCGTGATGGCCAGCAAGCTGcacacagaggcagagaaagaggcgACGATGAGGCCGATGGTGACCAGCTTGGTGGCTTCCGACTGCAGCAGGTAGGCAAAGACAAAATTGATGATGAGGCCAATGCCAGCCAGCAGGTCCGCGAGAGCCAGGCTGCCTATGAGCAGGAACATGGGTGCTCGCAGGCTGGGGTTGTGGAAGATGATGAGGACCACAATGGCATTTTCACAGGAGATGAGGGTTCCCGAGGTACACAGGACAATGTCCCAGGGGTTGACTACCAGCTCGGGCTCTGGCTCTCCAGCAGGGACCCGGGAGGAGACAGCAGCCGAGATGTTCTCCGCAGCAGCGGCGTCTAAGTAATCCCGAGGCAGCCCGCTTAAATTGACCTTCGGGTCTTCATTCATTTTAACCCGTGTCCTCTTCAACGAAAAGACAGGCTTTTTAATGCTCAGACACAGCAGGGAGACAATCCAAGATCATGCAAGAAACACAGAGACAAACAGAAAGCCAGCCCTGCTCAGACACCAGTA
Protein-coding regions in this window:
- the GPR12 gene encoding G-protein coupled receptor 12 — protein: MNEDPKVNLSGLPRDYLDAAAAENISAAVSSRVPAGEPEPELVVNPWDIVLCTSGTLISCENAIVVLIIFHNPSLRAPMFLLIGSLALADLLAGIGLIINFVFAYLLQSEATKLVTIGLIVASFSASVCSLLAITVDRYLSLYYALTYHSERTVTFTYVMLVMLWGTSICLGLLPVLGWNCLRDESTCSVVRPLTKNNAAVLSVSFLFMFALMLQLYVQICKIVMRHAHQIALQHHFLATSHYVTTRKGVSTLAIILGTFAACWMPFTLYSLIADYTYPSIYTYATLLPATYNSIINPVIYAFRNQEIQKALCLICCGCIPSGIAQRARSPSDV